The following proteins are encoded in a genomic region of Thermococcus pacificus:
- a CDS encoding ribonuclease P protein component 4 has protein sequence MSKKKFIRQKEQREKRKVARERVDRLFTLAERVFPHEPELANRYVEIALAVQQKAKIRMPRKWKRRYCKRCHSFLVPGKNAVVRLRSKPYPHVVIKCLSCGHIMRYPYLREHKERRRKERQSPE, from the coding sequence ATGTCAAAAAAGAAGTTCATACGCCAGAAGGAACAGAGGGAGAAGAGGAAAGTCGCCAGGGAAAGGGTGGACCGGCTGTTCACCCTCGCGGAGCGCGTTTTTCCCCACGAGCCGGAGCTGGCGAACCGCTACGTCGAGATAGCACTCGCTGTCCAGCAGAAGGCAAAGATACGAATGCCGAGGAAGTGGAAGAGAAGGTACTGCAAGAGGTGTCACTCCTTCCTCGTCCCCGGGAAGAACGCGGTCGTGAGGCTCAGGAGCAAACCCTATCCGCATGTGGTGATTAAGTGCCTCAGCTGCGGTCACATCATGAGGTACCCCTACCTGAGGGAGCATAAGGAGCGGAGACGGAAGGAGCGTCAGTCTCCGGAGTGA
- a CDS encoding cyclase family protein codes for MIVDLSMPISEETPVYPDDPPVGIKLWAVIDRDGYYMNALKMGEHTGTHVDAPAHFIPGGKTVDEMPLEKFIGEGLVLDVRGGEGEIKLDEIPDSGYFDRVVLFLTGGRGLSPEVALFIVAEGAKAVGTDAMSIGDDAVHKILLSAEVPVFENLTNLEALLGKEFTFIALPLKIEGGSGSPVRAVAVIHSGD; via the coding sequence ATGATAGTCGACCTCTCCATGCCCATCTCGGAGGAGACGCCGGTTTACCCCGACGATCCACCCGTTGGAATAAAGCTCTGGGCCGTCATCGACAGGGACGGCTACTACATGAACGCTCTCAAGATGGGTGAGCACACGGGGACGCACGTCGACGCTCCAGCCCACTTCATACCCGGCGGAAAGACAGTCGACGAGATGCCCCTGGAAAAGTTTATCGGAGAGGGACTCGTTCTGGACGTCCGCGGTGGGGAGGGGGAGATAAAGCTCGACGAGATTCCCGATTCGGGCTACTTCGACAGGGTGGTACTGTTCCTGACCGGTGGGAGGGGGCTTTCGCCTGAAGTTGCTCTGTTCATTGTTGCGGAGGGTGCAAAAGCTGTCGGCACCGATGCAATGAGCATCGGCGACGATGCGGTTCACAAGATACTCCTGAGCGCGGAAGTCCCTGTTTTTGAGAACCTGACCAATCTCGAGGCCCTGCTTGGCAAGGAGTTCACTTTCATAGCCCTTCCGCTGAAAATAGAGGGCGGCTCGGGGAGCCCGGTGCGGGCCGTGGCAGTGATTCACTCCGGAGACTGA